In Planctomycetaceae bacterium, the DNA window GTGAAGAAATTGCTCGGCTCGTTCGTTACCACGGTCGCCCGGCATTCCTGCTGGAACGTGATGAACCAACCCACGAAGTCGTGAGACTCTCGTGGCTTGTCAACAACCGTCTGCTGTATCTGTTTGCTCTGGCGGACACTCGTGGCCGAGACACGGACTCGATGAGTCGCCCCGAGGAGAACCTGCACTTCTGGAAGCTCATGGCGGAAGAAGTTGGCTGCTACGACCAACCATATCCGTTTGCCACCGACCATGCCCGCTTCACGTTCTTCCGGCAGCAGGTACCAAATCTGCACTACGTTCCCCACGAAGACTTCGCCTGCACCGTGACACTCATGGCTGGTCTCCCCGGCAGCGGCAAGGACACATGGCTCGCCAAGAACCGTGCTGGCATTCCGGTTGTTTCGTTGGATGACATCCGAGGTGAACTTGACGTTGATCCGACCGACAATCAGGGGCGAGTAGCTCAGGAGGCCCGGGAACGCTGTCGGGAGTTTCTACGATCAGGAACGTCGTTCGCCTTCAATGCCACCAACACGATGCGACAGACTCGTGGCAGGTGGCTCGACCTGTTTGCCGACTACAACGCCCGTATCGAGATCGTCTACCTCGAACCTCCGCTCGATACGCTGTTGCGGCAAAACAAAGCTCGGAGCAAGTCGGTTCCTGAG includes these proteins:
- a CDS encoding AAA family ATPase, with product MNWEQLKQSSMEDITAWAETQPWCQAMADCAQDAEWHSEGDVWTHTKMVLVEVRRMRDEGGKAGPYSDPTFILQPSDFILLVFTALFHDVAKPLTTEVDPETGRVRSPKHAVKGEHVARNVLRDLGCDLKTREEIARLVRYHGRPAFLLERDEPTHEVVRLSWLVNNRLLYLFALADTRGRDTDSMSRPEENLHFWKLMAEEVGCYDQPYPFATDHARFTFFRQQVPNLHYVPHEDFACTVTLMAGLPGSGKDTWLAKNRAGIPVVSLDDIRGELDVDPTDNQGRVAQEARERCREFLRSGTSFAFNATNTMRQTRGRWLDLFADYNARIEIVYLEPPLDTLLRQNKARSKSVPEQVIRRLAEKCEPPTWIECHSLLLEPRTSESE